Proteins found in one Brevibacillus brevis genomic segment:
- a CDS encoding DedA family protein produces the protein MEFTGYYELFGKMVTGTLGKFIPDEITVMSMGAQIANTGADFFIAFAVIYPVFFIVSCVWYLLGAKAFGWMTRKLGLRADLLSALRGSMGWLLAFGIFLPIIRHIVPILAGASRMPFRQFLLFFLPSSMVWTLHYFVAGYWFSDQLEILVAGVYQYSKITLTIVCFAGFSFLMIRQLQRLGGMKEPRTNKQPPVS, from the coding sequence GTGGAGTTTACAGGGTATTACGAGCTATTCGGGAAGATGGTTACAGGCACGCTGGGAAAATTTATTCCTGATGAGATTACGGTCATGTCCATGGGGGCGCAGATTGCCAATACAGGAGCGGACTTTTTTATAGCATTTGCGGTCATATACCCCGTTTTTTTCATCGTTTCTTGCGTGTGGTACTTGCTGGGAGCGAAGGCATTTGGCTGGATGACCCGGAAGCTGGGCTTGCGTGCTGATTTACTGTCGGCATTGCGCGGGTCAATGGGCTGGCTACTTGCTTTTGGTATCTTTCTTCCGATTATTCGTCATATCGTGCCGATCCTCGCCGGTGCCAGCCGAATGCCGTTTCGGCAGTTCCTTCTATTCTTTTTGCCGAGCAGTATGGTTTGGACCTTGCATTACTTTGTGGCAGGCTACTGGTTTTCCGATCAACTGGAAATATTGGTTGCGGGTGTTTATCAATATAGCAAAATTACGTTGACGATCGTTTGTTTCGCGGGGTTTTCGTTCCTCATGATTCGCCAGTTGCAGCGTCTGGGTGGAATGAAAGAACCTCGAACGAATAAGCAACCACCTGTTTCATGA
- the tkt gene encoding transketolase codes for MTQHTSVDQLSINTIRTLAIDAIEKANSGHPGMPMGAAPMAHVLWSRFMKVNPSNPKWIDRDRFVLSAGHGSMLLYSMLHLMKYDVSLEDLHNFRQWGSKTPGHPEFGHTAGVDATTGPLGQGIAMAVGMAMAEKHMAAVYNRDNFDIVDHYTYVICGDGDLMEGVSSEASSLAAHLKLGKMIVLYDSNDISLDGELSRSFSENVAGRYQAYGWQYIRVEDGNDLAAIDAAIAEAKKDLDRPTLIEVKTVIGYGSPNKGGSSSSHGAPLGKDEVKLTKANYEWHHESEFHVPQEVADFYAGLADAGEKAEAAWRDLFAAYAKAYPELALQFTTAQEGHLPTGWDNHMPTYEAGAKLATRVASGNAINALANSVPFFLGGSADLAHSNNTVIKEAGNFLPGSYDGRNIWFGVREFAMGAALNGMALHGGVKVYGGTFFVFSDYVRPAIRLSALMKQPVVYVFTHDSIAVGEDGPTHEPIEQLASLRAMPGLTILRPSDAVETNEAWKYAVSRTDEPVVLVLTRQNLPVLPETIEKAAEGVSKGAYVLADAPSGNPQLILLATGSEVSLVMQAREQLLAKGIETRVVSMPSWNLFERQPKEYRDAVIPPTVKARVAVEMGSPMGWERYAGDNGTVIAIDQFGASAPGERIMKEYGFTVENVVAEAEKLLK; via the coding sequence ATGACTCAGCATACGTCTGTTGATCAGTTATCCATTAATACCATCCGCACGCTGGCGATTGATGCCATCGAGAAGGCGAATTCCGGTCACCCGGGAATGCCGATGGGTGCAGCCCCAATGGCACATGTACTGTGGAGCCGCTTTATGAAAGTAAATCCGAGCAATCCAAAATGGATTGACCGTGACCGTTTTGTCCTCTCGGCAGGACATGGCTCTATGCTATTATACTCGATGTTGCATCTGATGAAATACGATGTTTCACTGGAAGACCTACATAACTTCCGGCAATGGGGTAGCAAAACGCCTGGTCACCCTGAGTTTGGGCACACGGCGGGTGTTGACGCGACAACGGGTCCTTTGGGACAAGGGATCGCGATGGCTGTCGGTATGGCGATGGCTGAAAAGCACATGGCAGCTGTTTACAACCGTGACAATTTTGACATCGTTGACCATTACACATACGTAATCTGCGGCGACGGTGACCTGATGGAGGGTGTATCCAGCGAGGCTTCTTCCCTGGCTGCTCACCTGAAACTGGGCAAAATGATCGTGCTCTACGATTCGAACGATATCTCTCTGGATGGCGAGCTTTCCCGTTCTTTCTCTGAAAACGTAGCGGGTCGCTACCAAGCGTATGGTTGGCAATATATTCGCGTAGAAGACGGCAATGATCTGGCTGCTATTGACGCGGCTATCGCAGAAGCGAAAAAAGATTTGGATCGTCCTACCTTGATCGAAGTAAAAACCGTCATTGGATACGGAAGCCCGAACAAAGGCGGCTCCAGTTCTTCCCACGGGGCTCCGCTTGGAAAAGATGAAGTGAAGCTGACAAAAGCAAACTACGAGTGGCACCATGAAAGTGAGTTCCACGTACCACAAGAAGTGGCGGATTTCTATGCAGGCTTGGCTGATGCGGGAGAAAAAGCAGAAGCGGCTTGGCGCGACCTGTTTGCTGCTTACGCAAAAGCGTATCCAGAGCTGGCGCTGCAATTTACGACTGCACAGGAAGGTCATCTGCCAACTGGTTGGGACAACCATATGCCGACGTATGAAGCTGGCGCGAAGCTGGCGACACGCGTTGCTTCCGGTAATGCGATCAATGCATTGGCAAACAGCGTTCCGTTCTTCCTAGGTGGCTCTGCTGACTTGGCACATTCCAACAACACGGTGATTAAAGAAGCGGGCAACTTCCTGCCAGGCTCTTACGATGGCCGCAACATTTGGTTTGGTGTTCGCGAATTCGCGATGGGTGCAGCCCTCAATGGTATGGCTCTCCACGGTGGTGTTAAAGTATACGGCGGTACGTTCTTCGTATTCTCCGACTATGTGCGTCCGGCGATTCGCCTCTCTGCACTGATGAAGCAGCCAGTTGTCTACGTATTTACACATGACTCGATCGCTGTTGGTGAAGACGGACCGACACATGAGCCGATTGAACAGCTCGCTTCCTTGCGTGCAATGCCAGGCTTGACCATTCTTCGCCCGTCTGATGCAGTGGAGACGAACGAGGCTTGGAAATACGCTGTATCCCGTACAGATGAGCCAGTCGTCCTGGTACTGACTCGTCAAAACCTGCCAGTTCTGCCTGAAACCATTGAGAAAGCGGCAGAAGGCGTGAGCAAAGGTGCGTATGTTCTCGCAGACGCTCCAAGCGGCAATCCGCAGCTCATCCTGTTGGCAACTGGTTCTGAGGTATCACTCGTGATGCAAGCGCGTGAGCAATTGCTCGCGAAAGGTATTGAAACACGCGTTGTTTCCATGCCGAGCTGGAACCTGTTCGAGCGTCAGCCGAAAGAGTATCGCGACGCTGTGATTCCGCCAACTGTAAAAGCACGCGTGGCGGTAGAAATGGGCTCTCCAATGGGCTGGGAGCGTTATGCTGGCGATAACGGTACGGTCATCGCAATCGATCAGTTTGGCGCATCTGCACCAGGTGAGCGTATTATGAAGGAATACGGCTTCACGGTAGAAAATGTTGTAGCTGAAGCAGAAAAACTGCTGAAATAA
- a CDS encoding transglycosylase domain-containing protein — MAAKAKKTVKKKKNNLLMIAVSFAIFLILSVIGGYFALLYAGDRMIEQNVQKLQDLKAEPTVIYDKNGKEMTSLIRQKNRVYKPINEMPKTLIDAFLAVEDKRFYEHKGVDMVRIGGAIVNDIKKGSLAEGGSTITQQLARNVFLTLDQTFWRKTKEMSIAIGLERKYSKDQILEMYLNRVYLGEGEFGVEDAAQYYFGKSASDVTVAEAAMLAAIPKAPTTYSPFNNPEKAKLRRDTVIRLMYEQGIITNEQKDAAQAEALPKEPHEVAGASLKKGYRAFFDHMIRESEAEFGVTEEELYRGGWDIYTTFDPKVQDAMVEEYANAKNFPKDGAKRGVESSMIVIDAKTGGIAGMMGGRNYAPKGFNYATDMKRQPGSSFKPIAVFAPAVNKDINKWNANSQLSNKRQSFNGYEPRNYNNRYSETMSMSRAMIDSANIPPVWLLNEIGVKESLEYLKKVGIELTPNDRNLAIALGGLDAGISPMQMAQAYTPFVNGGVVSEAHAISKVENKTEGVVREYQPKQSEALKPEAAWEIHTMLEKAVQEGTGKAARISGRHVAGKTGTTQSIAGDSKANKDAWFVGYTPEYVGAVWMGFDPEDKQHLMHQGSSMTAQMFSKVLATALKGVPSSDFVRPEGVVQHKQEEVEPEIQLAADMTLDTSTNKLMVVLSWIGGADGSTYDLYRISENGEKQLISAGTKETSFLDVLDSPKQYRYQVVPRNAQGEEGTPSKEVPIDSKKLENLINQDPGHNEEGTNQGQNPDGTGNGNGEIPPDQGTGETGEHTNNEGSSQPPNQGTGEVPPDIMNPVPGQTNGSSNEIQLPPPPQEEGQNQFPDASNG, encoded by the coding sequence ATGGCAGCAAAGGCCAAGAAGACAGTCAAGAAGAAAAAGAACAACTTGCTGATGATTGCCGTATCGTTTGCAATTTTCCTTATCCTTAGTGTGATTGGGGGCTACTTTGCTCTGTTGTATGCGGGAGACCGGATGATTGAGCAAAACGTGCAAAAGCTACAGGACTTAAAAGCAGAACCAACTGTCATTTACGACAAAAACGGGAAAGAGATGACGAGCCTGATTCGTCAGAAGAACCGTGTATACAAACCGATTAACGAAATGCCAAAGACTCTGATCGATGCCTTCCTCGCCGTAGAGGATAAGCGCTTTTATGAACACAAAGGCGTGGATATGGTTCGGATCGGTGGCGCCATTGTTAATGACATTAAAAAAGGATCGTTAGCTGAAGGGGGAAGTACCATTACCCAACAGCTGGCAAGAAACGTCTTTCTCACCCTAGACCAAACATTCTGGCGCAAAACAAAAGAAATGAGTATCGCGATTGGCTTGGAGCGTAAGTATTCCAAGGATCAAATTTTAGAGATGTACTTGAACCGCGTTTATTTGGGCGAAGGGGAATTTGGGGTAGAGGACGCTGCCCAGTATTACTTCGGTAAGTCCGCGAGCGATGTTACCGTTGCAGAAGCAGCGATGCTGGCGGCCATTCCAAAAGCACCGACCACTTATTCACCTTTTAACAATCCGGAAAAAGCAAAACTGCGTCGAGACACCGTTATTCGTCTGATGTATGAGCAAGGAATCATTACCAATGAACAAAAAGACGCAGCTCAAGCAGAGGCGTTGCCGAAAGAACCGCATGAAGTGGCGGGTGCGAGCTTGAAAAAAGGCTATCGCGCGTTTTTTGACCATATGATTCGAGAATCTGAAGCTGAGTTCGGAGTAACGGAAGAAGAACTGTACCGCGGAGGCTGGGACATTTACACGACCTTCGATCCGAAAGTACAGGATGCCATGGTAGAGGAATATGCGAATGCCAAAAACTTCCCGAAAGACGGCGCCAAGCGCGGTGTAGAATCATCGATGATTGTCATCGACGCGAAAACGGGCGGAATTGCCGGGATGATGGGCGGACGCAACTATGCGCCAAAAGGCTTTAACTATGCGACAGACATGAAGCGTCAACCGGGCTCCAGCTTTAAGCCGATTGCCGTGTTCGCTCCAGCAGTAAATAAAGATATCAACAAATGGAACGCGAATTCGCAGCTGAGCAATAAAAGGCAGAGCTTCAATGGCTATGAGCCGCGCAACTACAATAACCGCTACAGTGAAACAATGAGCATGAGCCGGGCAATGATCGACTCTGCAAACATCCCGCCTGTATGGTTGCTAAATGAAATCGGTGTAAAGGAAAGCTTGGAGTACCTCAAGAAGGTCGGCATTGAGCTGACACCGAATGACCGGAACCTGGCGATTGCCCTCGGGGGATTGGATGCAGGTATATCTCCGATGCAAATGGCTCAGGCCTATACACCTTTTGTAAATGGAGGGGTAGTGTCCGAAGCGCACGCCATTTCCAAGGTCGAGAACAAGACTGAGGGTGTCGTCCGTGAATACCAGCCAAAACAATCGGAGGCACTGAAGCCGGAAGCAGCTTGGGAGATTCACACCATGCTGGAGAAAGCGGTACAGGAAGGGACAGGGAAGGCAGCGCGTATCTCTGGCCGCCATGTTGCAGGGAAAACAGGAACGACACAATCGATAGCAGGCGATAGCAAAGCAAACAAGGATGCTTGGTTTGTAGGCTATACACCGGAATACGTCGGTGCAGTCTGGATGGGCTTTGATCCAGAGGATAAACAGCATTTGATGCACCAAGGTAGTAGCATGACGGCGCAAATGTTCTCCAAAGTGTTGGCAACAGCCTTAAAAGGGGTGCCGTCATCAGACTTCGTTCGACCAGAAGGCGTCGTACAACATAAACAAGAGGAAGTTGAACCGGAAATTCAATTGGCTGCTGACATGACATTGGATACCAGTACCAATAAATTGATGGTCGTGCTTAGCTGGATCGGTGGAGCTGACGGCAGTACGTACGATTTGTACCGCATTAGCGAAAACGGCGAAAAACAACTCATCTCTGCGGGTACGAAGGAAACCTCGTTCCTGGATGTGTTGGACAGTCCCAAACAATATCGTTATCAAGTCGTTCCGAGAAATGCGCAAGGTGAGGAAGGGACGCCATCAAAAGAAGTCCCAATCGATTCCAAGAAGCTGGAGAATCTGATTAATCAAGATCCAGGTCATAACGAGGAAGGCACCAATCAGGGACAAAATCCGGATGGTACGGGAAATGGCAACGGTGAAATTCCACCTGACCAAGGTACCGGAGAGACTGGTGAGCATACAAATAATGAAGGCAGTAGCCAACCGCCAAATCAGGGAACAGGTGAGGTTCCACCGGACATCATGAATCCAGTTCCTGGTCAGACAAATGGTTCTTCCAATGAAATTCAATTACCGCCACCTCCACAAGAGGAGGGGCAGAACCAGTTCCCGGATGCTTCAAACGGCTAA
- a CDS encoding collagenase, whose product MRKKRHTVHTSRMMAGVLLSTSFLLGTVGTPAQALAVKDYTSAIGRDAHQNVPPSGKYAGRKLDPVTSFQHQTSDKAEEYPHPVEPTWSVEEQDSSSEQQWSIKANAEKYAMSDLNKLSYDELVKVLVTVSWEQIPELFDFTPDSYAFYNDRQRVQAIIDALQVRGTQYSSSDSKGIDTLVEVLRSGYYLGYYHQELSYLNQRSEHQKVFPALQAIADNPNFKLGTDAQNEVVGAFGGLIGNTFVNASLVEKAAPIIRQYEEQMDTFITQRSAGDAVFRIMSQFSYILMWKVDEPTKKQEFYGKIDSYLNELGKLALHGDTDEAKEWVLDNGFYHSAYLGEYHSNPNKGNEVLTEALELYPYVGLQYMQAAKLIQTVYGGKDAQGRDIQFNKIREDAMEKYLPKEYTFDDGSIVMKTGGDVTEEKVKRLYWAAKEVKAQFHRMVGRDEPMEEGNPDDILTIVLYNSPSEYKMNNPLYGYETDNGGMYIEGKGTFFTYERTPQQSTYTLEELFRHEFTHYLQGRYAIPGLWNEGPIYRDERLSWFEEGGAELFAGSTRTTGVLPRKSMVNNLIRFGQNNWYTASQTLHARYGSWDFYTYSYALQYHMMKEDWNKLDDIMDYIEANNVDGYDQLIRTLSNDSELNRDYHRTMESLVDSYPDLTVPLVSDDYLVAPDPKANAEIFGEIEEVTGLQNVSTNKYDSAFFQTFTLTGTYTGTQAQGEKRDWETMSRMTDEFLTTLTSQPWNGYKTVTAYFTNYRVNASNQFEYDVTFHGVLPEQGDGENQPPVIVMNGPSKAAVNEEVAFSSNGSSDPDGSIVSYLWEFGDGTSSSDANPTHVYENQGEYTVKLRVTDDKGAVTAKSMTITIEEQGGEIGEKEQEPNNSFSEANPLKSNVELSGQTSKQDDKDIFALKVLGNGTVKINVTSEHDTGLNWVVHHEDDLNHYFAYPKTSGKTLSGEFEATPGTYYLSVYNFNGETIPYKVTAELPEEESEPIETEPNNSFDDANALHLGEEISGQTDRTDDKDTYIIQVEEEGVVQVTVSSEKDEGLNWVVFHEDDLETYFAYPKNAGKKLTGEFEAKPGKYYLLVYNTNKTTIPYKAIVNAD is encoded by the coding sequence ATGAGGAAAAAGCGTCACACGGTACACACAAGCCGCATGATGGCTGGTGTCCTTCTCTCGACATCATTTCTATTGGGGACGGTTGGTACCCCTGCCCAAGCTTTGGCGGTCAAGGATTACACGAGTGCGATTGGAAGGGATGCGCATCAAAACGTTCCGCCCTCTGGGAAATATGCGGGGAGAAAGCTGGACCCAGTCACCTCGTTTCAGCATCAAACCAGTGACAAAGCAGAAGAATATCCGCATCCAGTGGAGCCGACCTGGAGTGTGGAGGAGCAAGATTCTTCTAGCGAACAGCAGTGGAGCATAAAGGCAAATGCCGAAAAGTACGCGATGTCCGATTTGAACAAACTCAGTTATGACGAGTTAGTCAAAGTACTGGTGACGGTCAGCTGGGAGCAGATTCCTGAATTATTCGATTTTACCCCCGATTCGTATGCTTTTTACAACGATCGGCAGCGCGTTCAGGCCATCATTGACGCATTGCAAGTGAGAGGTACACAATACTCCAGCAGCGATTCCAAAGGAATTGACACCTTGGTTGAGGTTCTTCGCTCTGGATATTACCTCGGCTACTACCATCAGGAATTATCCTATCTCAATCAGAGAAGCGAGCATCAAAAAGTGTTCCCTGCTCTGCAAGCCATTGCAGACAATCCGAATTTCAAATTAGGGACAGATGCTCAAAATGAGGTGGTAGGTGCATTTGGTGGACTCATCGGAAACACTTTTGTAAACGCTTCCCTCGTGGAGAAAGCTGCCCCGATCATCCGTCAATACGAGGAACAAATGGATACTTTCATTACGCAGCGGAGTGCGGGTGATGCTGTATTCCGTATCATGAGCCAGTTTAGCTATATTCTAATGTGGAAAGTGGATGAACCAACGAAGAAGCAGGAGTTTTACGGCAAAATCGATTCGTATCTGAACGAGTTGGGAAAACTCGCCTTGCATGGCGATACGGATGAGGCAAAAGAATGGGTCCTCGACAATGGGTTTTATCATAGTGCGTATTTGGGAGAATACCATTCCAATCCGAATAAGGGGAATGAGGTCCTCACAGAAGCGTTAGAGCTTTATCCGTATGTGGGACTTCAGTATATGCAAGCAGCGAAGCTGATCCAAACGGTCTATGGAGGTAAAGACGCGCAGGGAAGAGACATCCAGTTCAACAAGATTCGTGAGGATGCTATGGAAAAGTATTTGCCAAAAGAATACACATTTGATGACGGAAGCATCGTCATGAAAACAGGCGGAGATGTCACGGAAGAAAAAGTAAAACGGTTGTATTGGGCGGCAAAAGAGGTCAAAGCGCAGTTTCATCGGATGGTAGGACGAGATGAACCGATGGAAGAAGGGAACCCCGACGATATTTTGACCATTGTCCTTTACAATAGTCCTTCAGAGTACAAGATGAACAACCCCCTGTATGGCTATGAAACGGACAACGGGGGCATGTATATCGAGGGAAAAGGAACTTTCTTCACCTACGAACGAACACCGCAGCAGAGCACGTACACACTGGAAGAATTGTTCCGCCATGAATTTACGCACTATTTGCAAGGGCGCTATGCCATACCTGGCTTGTGGAATGAGGGGCCGATTTACAGAGACGAGAGACTGTCGTGGTTTGAAGAAGGAGGAGCGGAACTCTTTGCAGGCTCCACGCGAACAACGGGTGTTCTGCCTCGAAAATCCATGGTCAACAATCTCATTCGCTTTGGGCAAAATAATTGGTATACGGCGTCTCAAACTTTGCACGCACGCTATGGCTCGTGGGACTTTTATACGTATTCATACGCCCTGCAGTATCACATGATGAAAGAGGACTGGAACAAGCTGGACGATATCATGGATTACATAGAGGCCAATAACGTGGATGGTTATGACCAGTTAATCCGTACGCTCAGCAATGATTCAGAGCTAAATCGGGATTACCATCGAACAATGGAATCATTGGTAGACAGCTATCCCGATCTGACTGTACCGCTGGTATCCGATGATTATCTGGTCGCGCCAGACCCCAAAGCAAATGCAGAAATCTTTGGGGAAATTGAAGAGGTTACTGGATTGCAAAATGTGTCTACAAACAAGTACGATTCAGCGTTCTTCCAAACCTTTACGTTAACAGGCACGTACACGGGTACGCAGGCACAAGGGGAGAAGCGAGACTGGGAAACGATGAGTCGCATGACAGACGAGTTTCTAACTACACTTACTTCCCAGCCATGGAACGGCTACAAAACCGTAACGGCCTACTTTACCAACTATAGAGTAAATGCATCCAATCAGTTTGAATATGATGTCACGTTCCATGGGGTTCTTCCAGAACAGGGAGATGGTGAGAACCAGCCGCCTGTTATTGTCATGAACGGACCATCAAAAGCGGCCGTAAACGAGGAGGTTGCATTCAGCAGTAACGGAAGCTCCGATCCGGATGGAAGCATCGTATCCTATTTGTGGGAATTTGGAGACGGCACAAGCAGCAGTGATGCCAATCCTACGCATGTCTACGAAAATCAGGGAGAATATACCGTGAAACTGCGAGTAACGGATGACAAAGGAGCGGTTACTGCGAAATCGATGACGATCACAATCGAGGAGCAGGGTGGAGAAATCGGGGAAAAGGAACAAGAGCCAAACAACAGCTTTTCAGAGGCAAATCCGTTGAAAAGCAATGTGGAGTTGAGTGGTCAAACAAGCAAACAAGATGACAAGGACATTTTTGCCTTGAAGGTATTGGGTAATGGAACGGTGAAAATCAACGTAACGAGCGAGCATGATACTGGTTTGAACTGGGTCGTTCACCACGAGGATGATCTGAATCATTATTTCGCTTACCCCAAAACTTCAGGAAAAACGCTTTCCGGTGAGTTTGAAGCAACTCCGGGTACCTACTACTTATCCGTGTACAACTTTAACGGTGAAACCATTCCATACAAAGTAACCGCGGAATTGCCGGAAGAAGAATCAGAACCAATCGAAACGGAGCCGAACAATTCATTCGACGACGCAAATGCACTACATTTGGGCGAAGAGATAAGTGGTCAAACCGATCGTACAGATGACAAGGATACGTACATCATTCAGGTTGAAGAGGAAGGGGTCGTTCAAGTTACGGTAAGTAGCGAGAAGGACGAAGGCTTGAACTGGGTGGTGTTCCATGAAGATGATCTCGAAACGTATTTCGCCTACCCCAAAAATGCAGGTAAGAAACTGACGGGAGAATTTGAGGCAAAACCAGGGAAATATTACTTGTTAGTCTACAACACAAATAAAACGACGATTCCGTATAAAGCTATCGTGAACGCAGACTAA
- a CDS encoding L,D-transpeptidase family protein, with protein MDKVSFLQEKSTFHMKYPDQSDLAFYRWYTTQYPNEAIGWFHLGQEREAQGNREQALEAYRRGLVSKQGSYYNETRDAYQRLLRERQRNSLGNRTRLLLASLLFLYFQFAFSPGPLRDASSKTTPQAAKQPVPTSGQTQPHVEVIAVPPTLSARELSEQVRRYVESRRPALTQPFSVMVVPEVPGSPLFRPLLFYQPREVRGILRYNPTSRTVLSEKWWDKPVQLEREPTLATVKAELTDEQLTLQHVLILRNALYRYYQQTGTLPAQLSDLAGAYPGNYLPQVPVPPKRLLLKSYPYHPKAFLPESAWDSLRNVLPLPGYPEPVAPFEPLQLHLSTSTHTMKLISGSHLVRSYPVAIGKNGSTPEGYYTIQQKINQPRGHDNIYGTRGMVFQENGYALHGTNHPESIGSSVSLGCVRLYNAAVEELYSFVSLGTEFMISNAPSPAQPWNNPVPFVLPAGPEEETPQVIYNWLH; from the coding sequence GTGGACAAGGTTTCCTTTCTTCAGGAAAAAAGTACATTTCATATGAAATATCCGGATCAGAGCGACCTCGCTTTTTACCGGTGGTATACGACGCAGTATCCAAACGAAGCCATCGGCTGGTTTCACCTTGGCCAAGAACGAGAAGCACAAGGAAACCGGGAACAGGCTCTCGAAGCGTACAGGCGTGGCCTCGTATCCAAGCAAGGCTCGTATTACAACGAGACGCGTGACGCTTATCAACGACTGCTGCGGGAGCGACAACGCAATTCCTTGGGCAATCGAACGCGTTTACTCTTGGCTTCACTCTTGTTTCTCTATTTTCAATTCGCTTTTTCTCCCGGACCGTTGCGAGATGCGTCTTCCAAGACAACGCCGCAGGCTGCTAAACAGCCCGTACCGACATCTGGGCAAACGCAGCCACATGTAGAGGTCATTGCAGTCCCTCCTACACTCAGTGCCCGTGAGCTATCTGAACAGGTCCGGCGGTATGTAGAGTCTCGGCGCCCTGCTCTGACGCAGCCTTTTTCGGTGATGGTTGTCCCGGAAGTACCTGGTTCGCCGTTGTTCCGTCCCTTGCTGTTTTATCAGCCACGTGAAGTCCGAGGCATCTTGCGTTACAATCCGACGAGTCGAACTGTTCTCAGTGAAAAATGGTGGGATAAACCTGTGCAGTTGGAACGAGAACCGACACTTGCCACAGTAAAGGCAGAACTCACAGATGAGCAGCTAACCCTCCAGCATGTACTAATTTTGCGAAACGCCTTGTATCGCTACTATCAGCAAACCGGTACATTGCCTGCCCAGCTCTCTGATCTGGCTGGCGCATATCCAGGCAATTATTTGCCGCAAGTTCCAGTACCGCCGAAGAGACTTTTGTTAAAAAGCTATCCGTATCATCCCAAAGCCTTCTTGCCAGAGTCCGCATGGGACAGCTTGCGCAATGTGCTGCCGCTTCCCGGCTATCCAGAGCCAGTGGCGCCTTTCGAACCGTTACAGCTTCACTTGTCTACCTCGACACATACGATGAAGCTCATCAGCGGTTCCCATCTGGTACGCAGCTATCCCGTTGCCATAGGCAAAAACGGTTCTACACCCGAAGGCTACTATACCATTCAACAAAAAATCAATCAGCCGCGCGGACATGACAATATTTATGGAACGAGGGGCATGGTCTTTCAGGAGAACGGGTACGCCCTCCACGGGACAAACCATCCCGAGAGCATTGGCTCATCCGTTTCGCTCGGATGTGTTCGCTTGTACAATGCCGCTGTCGAGGAGTTGTACAGCTTTGTTTCCTTGGGGACAGAATTCATGATCTCCAATGCACCGTCCCCTGCCCAGCCTTGGAACAATCCTGTACCATTCGTTCTCCCGGCTGGCCCTGAGGAAGAGACGCCACAAGTCATTTACAATTGGCTCCATTGA
- a CDS encoding AAA family ATPase, with protein MVYLRTIKLLREKFPNMKEYPFHLPSLRKLEEIELASSVTFFVGENGSGKSTLLESIAYQCGFNTAGGSRHNYYEVHRSEAILGDYIRLSWLPKITNGFFLRAESFYQFASHIDEMGPKSFQHYGGRSLHEQSHGESFFSLFANRFNGRGIYLLDEPEAALSPKRQIAFLYLMRDLVEEGAQFIIASHSPILLGYPGATILNFDESPVQEVNYRDTEHYQLTRRFLEKPDLFLDEK; from the coding sequence ATGGTTTATTTACGAACGATCAAGCTGCTGCGAGAGAAATTTCCCAACATGAAAGAATATCCGTTTCACTTGCCGTCCTTGCGCAAGCTGGAAGAGATTGAGCTTGCTAGCAGCGTCACTTTTTTTGTAGGAGAGAATGGCTCGGGTAAATCGACCTTATTGGAATCAATTGCCTATCAATGCGGTTTTAACACAGCTGGAGGATCGCGTCACAACTATTATGAGGTGCATCGCTCGGAGGCGATTCTGGGTGACTACATACGTCTTTCCTGGCTGCCTAAAATAACGAATGGTTTTTTCCTGCGAGCGGAGAGCTTCTATCAGTTTGCCAGCCATATCGATGAGATGGGCCCGAAAAGCTTTCAACATTACGGCGGACGCTCGCTGCATGAGCAGTCGCACGGAGAATCTTTTTTCTCGTTGTTTGCCAATCGCTTCAACGGCAGGGGAATCTACCTGCTGGATGAGCCTGAGGCTGCTCTCTCACCGAAGCGTCAAATCGCTTTTTTGTACTTGATGCGCGATTTGGTGGAAGAAGGAGCACAATTTATCATTGCGTCGCACTCGCCGATTCTATTGGGCTATCCCGGAGCAACTATCCTCAATTTTGATGAATCGCCGGTACAAGAGGTGAATTATCGCGATACGGAGCACTATCAATTGACGCGCCGTTTCCTGGAGAAGCCCGATCTATTTTTAGATGAAAAATAA
- a CDS encoding NUDIX hydrolase, producing MQKERFAMQVAVHLFLVKDAQVLLLRRYNTGYEDGNYSVPAGHLDGNEEVKTAAIREAKEECGIDIDPASLEMVGVMHRRSVDERIDFFVAATEWRGEIINAEPNKCDELVWVNMDKLPSNVIPYVRQALSNFRRKQWFDSFGWEPAFEQKKS from the coding sequence ATGCAGAAAGAGCGCTTCGCGATGCAGGTAGCCGTTCACCTTTTCCTGGTAAAAGATGCGCAAGTTTTGTTATTACGCCGCTACAATACCGGCTACGAAGACGGCAATTACAGCGTTCCCGCCGGACATCTCGATGGGAATGAAGAAGTGAAGACAGCCGCGATCCGCGAAGCCAAAGAAGAATGCGGAATTGACATCGATCCAGCGAGCTTGGAGATGGTAGGCGTCATGCATCGTCGCTCCGTTGATGAACGCATCGATTTTTTTGTCGCTGCTACTGAATGGCGCGGAGAAATTATCAATGCCGAGCCGAATAAATGCGATGAGCTCGTATGGGTGAACATGGATAAATTACCCTCGAACGTCATTCCTTATGTGAGGCAAGCTCTCTCGAACTTTAGACGAAAGCAGTGGTTTGACAGCTTTGGCTGGGAGCCTGCTTTCGAGCAGAAGAAGTCATAA